In Chryseobacterium oranimense, a single window of DNA contains:
- a CDS encoding N-acetyltransferase, with product MNTTVVTYRKASDQDIDYLLDLRTKTMNPHYVDSGLPTDKESTLQRILYQFDKAHIILLNNEPAGLLKISKDDDKTEVLQLQIDPDLQGKGLGRTILTDILKEASTERKTVALSVLKTNKAQNLYTSLGFKTVGEDDHSYFMEFHER from the coding sequence ATGAATACTACAGTAGTTACCTACAGAAAAGCCTCTGACCAAGATATTGATTACCTTCTCGATCTGAGAACAAAAACCATGAATCCGCATTATGTGGACTCAGGACTTCCGACGGATAAGGAATCTACGCTTCAGAGAATTCTGTATCAGTTCGACAAGGCCCATATCATCCTCTTAAATAATGAACCCGCAGGATTACTGAAGATCAGCAAAGATGATGATAAAACAGAAGTACTACAGCTCCAGATTGATCCGGATTTGCAGGGAAAGGGTCTCGGGAGAACTATTTTAACTGACATTCTGAAGGAAGCTTCTACAGAAAGAAAAACAGTAGCTTTAAGTGTATTAAAAACCAATAAGGCTCAAAACTTATACACTAGTTTAGGCTTTAAAACTGTAGGTGAAGATGATCATTCCTATTTTATGGAATTCCATGAAAGATAG
- the tyrS gene encoding tyrosine--tRNA ligase gives MISTLKENTAIILPENGLKEKLKQAEKENRKLIIKLGFDPTAPDLHLGHAVVLKKLKQFQDLGHQVVIVVGSSTARIGDPTGKNKARKPLSAEDVSHNAQTYISQLSKVIDVEKTKIVFNSDWLDKLSFPKVIQLMSKVTVAQLMHRNDFNKRFTENTPIAMHELVYPILQGFDSVQIKCDIEMGGTDQLFNCTMGRQLQEVHQMPAQIVMCMPLLKGLDGKEKMSKSLNNIIGLTDEPNEMFGKTMSIPDSLIAEFIDLASDFSDEEKAALKLKLQNGENPMNIKKLIAKNIICQYHDKAAAELAESFFSSQFQSKNDEEKVYESVSLNSLFPTGKRITLVELCSKLKSDLSKSSIRRMIRSGGIQINHIKITDPDEEIELFPQTKVKIGKRDFFELI, from the coding sequence ATGATCAGCACACTAAAAGAAAACACAGCCATTATTCTTCCGGAAAACGGTCTAAAAGAGAAACTTAAACAGGCTGAAAAGGAAAACAGAAAATTAATTATTAAGCTGGGATTTGATCCTACGGCTCCGGATCTGCATCTGGGCCATGCCGTAGTACTCAAAAAACTGAAACAGTTTCAGGACCTGGGGCATCAGGTTGTGATCGTAGTAGGAAGCTCCACAGCAAGAATCGGTGATCCGACAGGGAAAAACAAAGCACGGAAACCTTTAAGTGCCGAAGATGTCAGTCATAATGCACAGACTTACATCAGCCAGCTTTCAAAAGTAATTGATGTAGAAAAAACTAAAATTGTTTTTAACTCGGACTGGCTGGATAAACTCAGTTTTCCGAAAGTTATTCAGCTGATGTCGAAAGTTACTGTCGCCCAGCTGATGCACCGGAACGATTTCAATAAAAGATTTACAGAAAATACCCCGATCGCAATGCACGAGCTCGTTTACCCTATTCTCCAGGGTTTTGATTCTGTACAGATTAAATGCGATATTGAAATGGGCGGAACAGACCAGCTATTTAACTGTACGATGGGAAGGCAGCTTCAGGAAGTCCATCAGATGCCGGCACAGATTGTTATGTGTATGCCTCTGCTTAAAGGTCTTGACGGTAAAGAAAAAATGAGCAAATCCCTGAACAATATTATCGGACTTACCGACGAACCCAATGAGATGTTCGGGAAAACCATGTCGATTCCGGATAGCCTTATCGCTGAGTTTATTGATCTGGCTTCAGATTTTTCTGATGAGGAAAAAGCAGCTTTAAAATTAAAATTACAAAATGGTGAAAACCCGATGAATATTAAAAAGCTGATTGCTAAAAATATTATTTGCCAATACCATGATAAAGCTGCAGCAGAGCTTGCAGAAAGCTTCTTCAGCAGTCAGTTTCAAAGCAAAAATGATGAAGAAAAAGTTTATGAATCTGTTTCTTTAAACTCTTTGTTTCCTACCGGTAAACGGATAACATTAGTGGAACTCTGCAGTAAGCTTAAAAGTGATCTCAGTAAATCATCAATCCGAAGAATGATCCGAAGCGGAGGTATTCAGATTAATCATATAAAAATAACGGATCCTGATGAAGAAATTGAATTATTCCCACAAACAAAGGTAAAAATCGGAAAAAGAGATTTCTTTGAACTGATATAA